A part of Terriglobia bacterium genomic DNA contains:
- a CDS encoding ABC transporter substrate-binding protein translates to MAIKLNNEGVRRVPHAGKAPAGRVSRLRFAMLLLCLSVGLGLCSILVAQPRTQSATGASKDAAIVNVQGQRGGRLVVGTTAAPRSFNWVIANDSASRQVTYQLLGDLIHLNRATQQIEPALAKSWQISKDGLVYTLRLREGVRFSDGHPFDADDVIFTFQVYLDPQVNSTQRALLTINGNPLKVEKLGPLAVRFTFPQAHGPAERAFDVIGILPRHLLEGAYREGRFEKMWTLAEDPKNVVGLGPFRLQKIIPGQRVILERNPYYWKVDAQKNPLPYLDELLFEVLPDQNAATLRLLSGDIDLLDKVLPTDYEFLKKSEGEKGISLINAGPSLQYLFLGFNLNNSVNAATQKPYVDPEKEGWFSNLNFRRAIAYAIDRASIIKLVYHGTAHEIFAQTSPSNKFWFNPKIMQYDFNPSRARELLSQAGFRVRPGDGALLSPSGARVEFTLVTNADNRERTRIASLIQSDLQQLGIQVKFQGVEFNALVGKLTQTFDYEAVIMELGGGDDDPGSEMNVWLSSGNLHVWHVGEDKPATTWEARIDTLMKQQMTTVARPVRKRAYDEVQKIISEQLPILPLVSRDVVVAAKKQIGNLQPAVMVPYALWNSEQLYLKH, encoded by the coding sequence ATGGCGATCAAACTGAATAACGAAGGGGTTCGAAGGGTTCCCCATGCAGGCAAGGCGCCCGCCGGGCGGGTGTCGCGTCTTCGCTTTGCGATGCTGCTGTTGTGTCTGAGTGTTGGATTGGGCCTGTGCTCCATATTGGTTGCCCAGCCACGAACCCAGTCTGCGACCGGCGCTTCCAAGGACGCTGCGATCGTCAACGTGCAGGGGCAGCGAGGAGGACGTCTGGTTGTGGGAACCACGGCGGCGCCCCGGTCCTTCAATTGGGTCATTGCGAACGACAGTGCCTCCCGGCAGGTGACCTATCAGCTGTTGGGCGATCTGATTCACCTCAATCGCGCGACGCAGCAGATTGAGCCCGCCCTAGCCAAGTCCTGGCAGATTTCCAAGGACGGGTTGGTCTACACCCTACGCTTGCGGGAAGGGGTCCGTTTCTCGGACGGTCATCCCTTTGATGCGGATGATGTGATCTTCACCTTCCAAGTCTACCTTGACCCCCAAGTGAACTCAACGCAACGGGCGCTCTTGACCATCAATGGGAATCCCTTGAAGGTGGAAAAACTGGGGCCGTTGGCGGTGCGCTTTACCTTTCCGCAAGCCCATGGGCCTGCCGAGCGGGCTTTCGATGTCATTGGGATCCTGCCTCGACACTTGCTCGAGGGCGCTTATCGTGAAGGGCGTTTTGAGAAGATGTGGACGCTGGCAGAGGACCCCAAGAACGTGGTCGGGTTAGGCCCTTTTCGTTTGCAGAAAATCATCCCGGGGCAGCGCGTGATCCTCGAACGCAATCCCTATTACTGGAAGGTCGATGCTCAAAAAAATCCGCTGCCTTATCTCGATGAGCTCCTTTTTGAGGTCCTGCCGGACCAAAACGCCGCGACCTTGCGGCTTCTCAGCGGCGATATCGACTTGCTCGACAAGGTGCTCCCCACCGACTATGAGTTTCTGAAGAAATCGGAGGGGGAGAAGGGGATCTCCCTGATCAATGCCGGGCCCAGCCTGCAATACCTTTTTCTCGGGTTCAATCTGAACAACAGTGTGAACGCGGCGACGCAGAAGCCCTATGTGGACCCGGAGAAGGAAGGCTGGTTTTCCAACCTCAATTTTCGCCGTGCCATCGCCTATGCCATCGATCGCGCCTCCATCATCAAGCTGGTGTATCACGGGACCGCGCACGAGATTTTTGCGCAGACCAGCCCCAGCAACAAGTTCTGGTTCAATCCGAAGATCATGCAGTACGACTTCAATCCCAGCCGGGCACGGGAACTGCTCTCTCAGGCGGGTTTCCGCGTGCGGCCCGGTGATGGGGCCCTGCTGTCTCCCTCCGGCGCCCGAGTTGAATTTACCCTGGTGACCAACGCTGACAACCGCGAGCGGACCCGGATCGCCAGCCTCATCCAGTCCGACCTGCAGCAGCTGGGAATCCAGGTGAAGTTTCAGGGGGTGGAGTTCAATGCCCTGGTTGGGAAGCTGACCCAAACCTTCGACTACGAAGCCGTCATCATGGAACTCGGAGGGGGAGATGACGATCCGGGGAGCGAAATGAACGTGTGGCTCTCGAGCGGGAATCTCCATGTCTGGCACGTCGGAGAAGACAAGCCGGCAACGACATGGGAAGCCCGGATCGACACCTTGATGAAACAGCAGATGACCACGGTCGCGCGACCAGTCCGCAAGCGGGCGTATGACGAGGTTCAGAAGATTATCTCTGAACAACTGCCGATCCTCCCCCTAGTCAGTCGCGATGTGGTGGTCGCAGCGAAAAAACAGATTGGTAATCTGCAGCCGGCAGTCATGGTCCCGTATGCCTTATGGAACTCCGAACAACTGTATCTCAAGCACTGA
- a CDS encoding sigma-70 family RNA polymerase sigma factor — MDDQELIRRCMNGEELAWECLVERYKRLIYSIPIKNGCQSSDAADIFQSVCLDLLESLASLRDSTKLKTWLVTVTVRKCIDLRQKMSREGVTLSEGEADLVADHRSDISRISLEVEQEQVIREALKKLPLRCATLIQHLFFDEPHLSYSEIAVRFGVSSNSIGPARDRCLEKLKDLLEGAPPSADEPNGSKK, encoded by the coding sequence GTGGATGATCAGGAACTGATCCGGCGGTGCATGAACGGGGAGGAGTTGGCCTGGGAGTGTCTGGTCGAGAGGTACAAACGGTTGATATATTCCATTCCCATTAAGAATGGTTGTCAATCCAGCGATGCCGCCGACATTTTCCAGTCCGTCTGCCTGGATTTGCTTGAAAGCCTGGCCAGTTTGCGAGACTCCACCAAACTCAAGACCTGGCTGGTCACGGTGACGGTCCGCAAGTGCATCGATTTGCGGCAGAAGATGAGCCGCGAGGGGGTGACGCTTTCCGAGGGAGAGGCGGACCTCGTAGCGGACCACAGATCGGACATTTCCCGGATTTCCCTGGAAGTGGAGCAGGAGCAGGTGATTCGAGAGGCGTTGAAGAAGCTCCCGCTGCGCTGCGCCACCCTGATCCAGCACCTCTTTTTTGACGAGCCCCACCTTTCGTATTCTGAGATCGCCGTGCGGTTCGGGGTATCCAGCAACAGCATCGGGCCGGCACGCGACCGATGCCTCGAGAAGTTGAAGGATCTCCTCGAAGGAGCTCCCCCTTCGGCGGACGAACCGAACGGATCGAAGAAATGA